The Caldisalinibacter kiritimatiensis sequence ATAGGAATATTAATTATGGCAGTAGGACTATACTATTTTTTAATTCCTGCCAATCTTGCAGTAGGTGGTGTTACAGGATTAGCCATGGTTATAAACAAAGTTTTTCCTATTATCCCAATAGGGATCATAATGACTATATCCAATATTATTCTTTTCGCCCTTGCCTTTCTAATAATAGGTAAGGAGTTCGGCGGATATACAATATACTCGAGCTTTCTTTTGTCTGGGATGATATATTTGTTCGAAATCATAAGCCCGATGGATAAGCCAATAATAGATGATATAATGATAAATTTAATCTATGGGATTATAATCAAAGGAATTGGTATGGCCATAATTTTTTATCAAAACTCTTCAACAGGTGGAACAGATATTATAGCAAAGATTATAAATAAGTTCACCCATTTAGATATAGGAAAGGCATTGCTTTCAGCCGATTTTATTATTACTATATTTGCAGGACTAACCTTTGGCGCTAAGCTTGGACTATATGCTCTATTAGGAGTTATTATCAATGCTTATGTAATAGATAATGTTATCGCAGGATTTAGTAAAAAAATGAATATTATGATTATAAGTGATAAAAAAGAAGAAATAAACCAGTATATAATCAAGACCATAAGTAGAGGAACTACTCTATATCACGGTGATGGTGGATTTTCAAATAAAGAGAAAACTATAATAAATACTGTCGTATCTAGAAAGCAATATATAAAAATTAAGCATTACGTTCAAAATATTGATCCAGATGCTTTTATAACAGTAGGGTTTGTCCATGAAGTATTAGGGGAAGGGTTTAATTTTAGTAATTAGGTTAAGTGAAATAAAAGATGCCTACCTGCAAGACGTGTAAATCTTGTAGGTAGGCATTTTCATAAACTAATATTTATCCTG is a genomic window containing:
- a CDS encoding YitT family protein, with amino-acid sequence MRINIKRFIFINIGILIMAVGLYYFLIPANLAVGGVTGLAMVINKVFPIIPIGIIMTISNIILFALAFLIIGKEFGGYTIYSSFLLSGMIYLFEIISPMDKPIIDDIMINLIYGIIIKGIGMAIIFYQNSSTGGTDIIAKIINKFTHLDIGKALLSADFIITIFAGLTFGAKLGLYALLGVIINAYVIDNVIAGFSKKMNIMIISDKKEEINQYIIKTISRGTTLYHGDGGFSNKEKTIINTVVSRKQYIKIKHYVQNIDPDAFITVGFVHEVLGEGFNFSN